In the genome of Planctomycetota bacterium, the window ACCCGGCGACGTCGAATGGCTCTGGGCCCCCTGGAGGGGCGCCTACCTCCGCCAGGCCTCCCGCAAGGAAGCCCCCGAGACGTGCTTCTTCTGCGAGTATGCCCCCCGGAAGGATCTGGATCGCGACCACCTCGTGGTCCGCCGCGGCCGACGGTGCTTCCTCGTCATGAACCGGTACCCCTACACGAGCGGCCACCTCCTGGCCGCCCCGTACGCCCACCAGGGGGATCTCGCCCTCCTGGCCCCCGCGGAGCGCCGCGAGCTTTTCGATCTTCTCCTGGACGCCAAGGACGTCCTCGCCCGCGTCCTCTCCCCCGACGGCTTCAACATCGGCATCAACCTCGGCCGCGCCGCCGGCGCCGGGGTTCCCGATCACGTCCACTTCCACGTGGTGCCCCGCTGGAGCGGAGACGCGAACTTCATGGCCTCGGTGGGCCGGACGAAGGTGATCTCCCAGGACCTCCACGCCCTTTACGAAGAACTCCAGCGGGCGTTCCGCAAGCGCCGATAATTATTCCCGGACGTCGATTCGATCCCGTGGAGATCGTCCGATGCGAACGATCGCTCTGGCCGCGCTCCTGCTCCTGGCCCTTCCCGCCCCCGTGTCCGCCCAGGGCGTGCGGATCACCCTCAAGGACGGCACCGTCCTGGAGGGAGAGCTCGAGGGATACGAGAACGGCCGCTACCGCCTCCGCCGGCCCGGCGGAGCCGTGGAGACGATCGACGAGCGGCGCGTTCTGGACGTCACGCTCACGGAACGTCCGTCCGCGGCCGCTCCCCGCACGGGCAACGCCGCCCAGGAGGCCCGCGCCGCCTTCGAGC includes:
- a CDS encoding HIT domain-containing protein — translated: MKKPGDVEWLWAPWRGAYLRQASRKEAPETCFFCEYAPRKDLDRDHLVVRRGRRCFLVMNRYPYTSGHLLAAPYAHQGDLALLAPAERRELFDLLLDAKDVLARVLSPDGFNIGINLGRAAGAGVPDHVHFHVVPRWSGDANFMASVGRTKVISQDLHALYEELQRAFRKRR